A DNA window from Streptomyces sp. B21-083 contains the following coding sequences:
- the rpoB gene encoding DNA-directed RNA polymerase subunit beta, translated as MAASRTASANTNHGASTAPLRISFAKIKEPLEVPNLLALQTESFDWLLGNAAWKARVEAALDSGQDVPTKSGLEEIFEEISPIEDFSGSMSLTFRDHRFEPPKNSIDECKDRDFTYSAPLFVTAEFTNNETGEIKSQTVFMGDFPLMTNKGTFVINGTERVVVSQLVRSPGVYFDSSIDKTSDKDIFASKVIPSRGAWLEMEIDKRDMVGVRIDRKRKQSVTVLLKALGWTTEQILEEFGEYESMRATLEKDHTQGQDDALLDIYRKLRPGEPPTREAAQTLLENLYFNPKRYDLAKVGRYKVNKKLGGEAPLNAGVLTVEDIISTIKYLVKLHAGETETVGNNGTSMVVETDDIDHFGNRRLRNVGELIQNQVRTGLARMERVVRERMTTQDVEAITPQTLINIRPVVASIKEFFGTSQLSQFMDQNNPLSGLTHKRRLSALGPGGLSRERAGFEVRDVHPSHYGRMCPIETPEGPNIGLIGSLASYGRVNAFGFVETPYRKVVEGVVTDDVDYLTADEEDRFVIAQANAILSEDMRFEESRVLVRRRGGEIDYIPGDDVDYMDVSPRQMVSVATAMIPFLEHDDANRALMGANMMRQAVPLITAEAPLVGTGMEYRCAVDAGDVIKAEKAGVVQEVSADYVTVANDDGTYTTYRIAKFSRSNQGTSVNQKVVVNEGDRVVEHQVLADGPATQEGEMALGKNLLVAFMPWEGHNYEDAIILSQRLVQDDVLSSIHIEEHEVDARDTKLGPEEITRDIPNVSEEVLADLDERGIIRIGAEVVAGDILVGKVTPKGETELTPEERLLRAIFGEKAREVRDTSLKVPHGEIGKVIGVRVFDREEGDELPPGVNQLVRVYVAQKRKITDGDKLAGRHGNKGVISKILPIEDMPFLEDGTPVDIILNPLGVPSRMNPGQVLEIHLGWLASRGWDVSGLADDWAQRLQEIGADVVAPGTNVATPVFDGAREDELAGLLNHTIPNRDGSRMVLPTGKAPLFDGRSGEPFPEPVSVGYMYILKLHHLVDDKLHARSTGPYSMITQQPLGGKAQFGGQRFGEMEVWALEAYGAAYALQELLTIKSDDVTGRVKVYEAIVKGENIPEPGIPESFKVLIKEMQSLCLNVEVLSSDGMSIEMRDTDEDVFRAAEELGIDLSRREPSSVEEV; from the coding sequence TTGGCCGCCTCGCGCACTGCCTCCGCGAATACGAACCATGGCGCCAGCACTGCCCCGCTGCGCATCTCTTTTGCAAAGATCAAGGAGCCCCTCGAGGTTCCGAACCTTCTTGCGCTGCAAACCGAGAGCTTCGACTGGCTGCTCGGTAACGCCGCATGGAAGGCTCGTGTCGAGGCGGCTCTGGACAGCGGACAGGACGTCCCCACCAAGTCCGGTCTGGAGGAGATCTTCGAGGAGATCTCCCCGATCGAGGACTTCTCCGGGTCGATGTCCCTGACGTTCCGCGACCACCGTTTCGAGCCTCCGAAGAACTCGATCGACGAGTGCAAGGACCGCGACTTCACGTACTCCGCGCCCCTCTTCGTCACGGCCGAGTTCACCAACAACGAGACCGGCGAGATCAAGTCCCAGACGGTCTTCATGGGCGACTTCCCGCTCATGACCAACAAGGGCACCTTCGTCATCAACGGCACCGAGCGTGTCGTCGTGTCGCAGCTGGTCCGTTCGCCGGGTGTCTACTTCGACTCCTCCATCGACAAGACGTCCGACAAGGACATCTTCGCCTCCAAGGTGATCCCCTCCCGGGGTGCCTGGCTGGAGATGGAGATCGACAAGCGCGACATGGTCGGTGTCCGCATCGACCGCAAGCGCAAGCAGTCCGTCACCGTCCTCCTCAAGGCTCTCGGCTGGACGACCGAGCAGATCCTCGAGGAGTTCGGCGAGTACGAGTCGATGCGCGCCACCCTGGAGAAGGACCACACCCAGGGCCAGGACGACGCGCTGCTCGACATCTACCGCAAGCTCCGCCCTGGCGAGCCGCCGACCCGTGAGGCCGCGCAGACGCTTCTGGAGAACCTCTACTTCAACCCGAAGCGCTATGACCTCGCCAAGGTCGGCCGTTACAAGGTCAACAAGAAGCTGGGTGGCGAGGCCCCGCTGAACGCCGGTGTGCTGACCGTCGAGGACATCATCTCGACGATCAAGTACCTGGTGAAGCTGCACGCCGGTGAGACCGAGACCGTTGGCAACAACGGGACGTCGATGGTCGTCGAGACCGACGACATCGACCACTTCGGCAACCGTCGTCTGCGCAACGTCGGCGAGCTCATCCAGAACCAGGTCCGTACGGGTCTGGCGCGTATGGAGCGAGTCGTCCGCGAGCGCATGACGACTCAGGACGTCGAGGCGATCACGCCGCAGACCCTGATCAACATCAGGCCGGTCGTCGCCTCCATCAAGGAGTTCTTCGGCACCAGCCAGCTGTCGCAGTTCATGGACCAGAACAACCCGCTGTCGGGTCTCACCCACAAGCGTCGTCTGTCGGCGCTCGGCCCGGGTGGTCTCTCCCGTGAGCGGGCCGGCTTCGAGGTCCGTGACGTGCACCCCTCGCACTACGGCCGCATGTGCCCGATCGAGACCCCTGAAGGCCCGAACATCGGTCTGATCGGCTCGCTCGCCTCCTACGGCCGGGTCAACGCCTTCGGCTTCGTCGAGACGCCGTACCGCAAGGTCGTCGAGGGTGTCGTCACCGACGACGTCGACTACCTCACGGCCGACGAAGAGGACCGGTTCGTGATCGCCCAGGCGAACGCGATCCTCTCCGAGGACATGCGCTTCGAGGAGTCCCGCGTTCTCGTCCGCCGCCGTGGCGGCGAGATCGACTACATCCCCGGCGACGACGTCGACTACATGGACGTCTCCCCGCGCCAGATGGTGTCCGTCGCGACCGCGATGATCCCCTTCCTGGAGCACGACGACGCCAACCGTGCCCTCATGGGCGCGAACATGATGCGCCAGGCCGTGCCGCTGATCACCGCCGAGGCTCCCCTCGTCGGTACGGGCATGGAGTACCGCTGCGCCGTCGACGCCGGCGACGTCATCAAGGCCGAGAAGGCGGGTGTGGTCCAGGAGGTCTCCGCGGACTACGTCACCGTCGCCAACGACGACGGTACGTACACCACGTACCGCATCGCGAAGTTCTCGCGCTCCAACCAGGGCACCTCGGTCAACCAGAAGGTTGTCGTCAACGAGGGCGACCGGGTCGTCGAGCACCAGGTTCTCGCCGACGGGCCGGCCACCCAGGAAGGCGAGATGGCGCTGGGCAAGAACCTGCTCGTCGCCTTCATGCCGTGGGAGGGTCACAACTACGAGGACGCGATCATCCTGTCGCAGCGCCTCGTACAGGACGACGTCCTCTCCTCGATCCACATCGAGGAGCACGAGGTCGACGCCCGTGACACCAAGCTCGGCCCCGAGGAGATCACCCGGGACATCCCGAACGTCTCCGAGGAGGTCCTCGCCGACCTCGACGAGCGCGGCATCATCCGCATCGGTGCCGAGGTCGTCGCCGGCGACATCCTCGTCGGCAAGGTCACGCCCAAGGGCGAGACCGAGCTGACCCCCGAGGAGCGCCTGCTCCGCGCGATCTTCGGTGAGAAGGCGCGCGAAGTGCGCGACACCTCGCTGAAGGTGCCGCACGGCGAGATCGGCAAGGTCATCGGCGTCCGCGTCTTCGACCGTGAGGAGGGCGACGAGCTGCCGCCGGGCGTGAACCAGCTGGTTCGGGTCTACGTGGCGCAGAAGCGCAAGATCACGGACGGTGACAAGCTCGCCGGCCGCCACGGCAACAAGGGTGTTATTTCGAAGATCCTTCCGATCGAGGACATGCCGTTCCTCGAGGACGGAACTCCGGTCGACATCATCCTCAACCCGCTGGGTGTGCCGTCCCGAATGAACCCGGGACAGGTGCTGGAGATCCACCTCGGCTGGCTCGCCAGTCGCGGCTGGGACGTCTCCGGCCTCGCGGACGACTGGGCGCAGCGCCTCCAGGAGATCGGGGCCGACGTCGTCGCCCCCGGCACCAACGTCGCCACCCCCGTCTTCGACGGTGCGCGTGAGGACGAGCTGGCCGGTCTGCTGAACCACACGATCCCGAACCGCGACGGATCGCGCATGGTGCTCCCGACCGGTAAGGCGCCGCTGTTCGACGGCCGTTCCGGAGAGCCGTTCCCGGAGCCCGTCTCCGTCGGCTACATGTACATCCTCAAGCTCCACCACCTGGTCGACGACAAGCTCCACGCCCGTTCGACCGGTCCGTACTCGATGATCACCCAGCAGCCGCTGGGTGGTAAGGCCCAGTTCGGTGGCCAGCGATTCGGCGAGATGGAGGTGTGGGCGCTGGAGGCATACGGCGCCGCATACGCCCTCCAGGAGCTGCTGACCATCAAGTCCGACGACGTGACCGGCCGCGTGAAGGTCTACGAGGCCATCGTCAAGGGCGAGAACATCCCCGAGCCCGGCATCCCCGAGTCCTTCAAGGTGCTCATCAAGGAGATGCAGTCTCTCTGCCTCAACGTGGAGGTGCTGTCCAGTGACGGTATGTCCATCGAAATGCGTGACACCGACGAGGACGTCTTCCGCGCGGCGGAGGAACTCGGCATCGACCTGTCCCGGCGTGAGCCGAGCAGCGTCGAAGAGGTCTGA
- the rplL gene encoding 50S ribosomal protein L7/L12, producing the protein MATKLSQEELLAQFETLTLIELSEFVKAFEEKFDVTAAAAVAAAPAGPAAAAEAVEEQDEFDVVLTGAGEKKIQVIKVVRELTSLGLKEAKDLVDGAPKPVLEKVAKEAAEKAAESLKAAGASVEVK; encoded by the coding sequence ATGGCGACGAAGCTGTCCCAGGAAGAGCTGCTCGCGCAGTTCGAGACCCTCACCCTCATCGAGCTCTCCGAGTTCGTTAAGGCCTTCGAGGAGAAGTTCGACGTCACCGCCGCCGCCGCGGTCGCCGCTGCCCCGGCCGGCCCCGCCGCCGCCGCTGAGGCCGTCGAGGAGCAGGACGAGTTCGACGTCGTCCTCACCGGCGCCGGCGAGAAGAAGATCCAGGTCATCAAGGTCGTGCGTGAGCTGACCTCGCTGGGTCTCAAGGAGGCCAAGGACCTCGTGGACGGCGCCCCGAAGCCCGTTCTCGAGAAGGTCGCCAAGGAGGCCGCCGAGAAGGCTGCCGAGTCCCTCAAGGCCGCCGGCGCCTCGGTCGAGGTCAAGTAA
- the rplJ gene encoding 50S ribosomal protein L10, which produces MARPDKAAAVAELADQFRSSNAAVLTEYRGLTVAQLKTLRRSLGEDAQYAVVKNTLTKIAANEAGISTLDDLFNGPTAVAFITGDPVTSAKGLRDFAKDNPNLVIKGGVLDGKALSADEIKKLADLESREVLLAKLAGAMKGKQSQTASLLQALPSKFVRTAEALRVKLAEQGGAE; this is translated from the coding sequence ATGGCAAGGCCCGACAAGGCTGCCGCGGTAGCCGAGCTCGCGGACCAGTTCCGTAGCTCGAACGCCGCTGTGCTGACCGAGTACCGGGGTCTCACCGTGGCGCAGCTCAAGACGCTGCGTCGTTCGCTCGGTGAAGACGCCCAGTACGCCGTGGTGAAGAACACGCTGACCAAGATCGCGGCCAACGAGGCCGGGATCTCGACGCTCGACGACCTGTTCAACGGTCCGACGGCGGTTGCCTTCATCACCGGTGACCCGGTGACGTCGGCGAAGGGTCTTCGTGACTTCGCCAAGGACAACCCGAACCTCGTCATCAAGGGCGGTGTCCTTGACGGTAAGGCGCTGTCCGCCGACGAGATCAAGAAGCTTGCGGACCTCGAGTCCCGCGAGGTTCTGCTCGCCAAGCTGGCGGGCGCCATGAAGGGCAAGCAGTCGCAGACTGCCTCGCTCCTCCAGGCGCTTCCGTCGAAGTTCGTCCGCACCGCGGAGGCGCTTCGGGTCAAGCTGGCCGAGCAGGGCGGTGCCGAGTAA
- a CDS encoding DUF1396 domain-containing protein, with amino-acid sequence MGASSVRAGRVGLAVLLLGAGAVACSKGSSEESPKMTPAAAVAKAAKNVEDITSLSYRMTGKVPEEGRVKAEAKMRLKPDVAMSMKISALDKGADGTAEIRLVDKAMFIGGGAAAAKEMDGKRWIKFDMAAMGAAGESLGAAGQADKNPAQESTFLTGSKDVKEVGEETVDGVKTTHYQGTVTLDQFRASLKSQSKVTREQREKSLEQYEKLGIDKFTMDMWIGEGDVTKQFRMRGAADKGPLDMTITFDDFNKPVTIAAPPAKEVADLAEMMKGAQQG; translated from the coding sequence ATGGGTGCTTCTTCTGTGCGTGCAGGACGTGTAGGCCTCGCTGTGCTGCTTCTCGGTGCCGGCGCTGTCGCCTGTTCCAAGGGCTCCTCGGAGGAGTCGCCGAAGATGACGCCGGCGGCGGCTGTCGCCAAGGCGGCGAAGAACGTGGAGGACATCACCTCCCTCAGCTACCGGATGACCGGCAAGGTGCCCGAGGAGGGCCGCGTCAAGGCCGAGGCCAAGATGCGCCTCAAGCCCGACGTGGCGATGAGCATGAAGATCTCCGCCCTCGACAAGGGCGCCGACGGCACCGCCGAGATCCGTCTCGTCGACAAGGCGATGTTCATAGGCGGGGGCGCTGCCGCCGCCAAGGAGATGGACGGCAAGCGCTGGATCAAGTTCGACATGGCCGCGATGGGCGCCGCAGGTGAGTCTCTCGGGGCCGCAGGGCAGGCCGACAAGAACCCGGCCCAGGAGTCCACCTTCCTCACCGGCTCCAAGGACGTGAAAGAGGTCGGCGAGGAGACCGTGGACGGGGTGAAGACCACCCACTACCAGGGCACGGTCACCCTCGACCAGTTCCGCGCCTCGCTCAAGTCCCAGAGCAAGGTGACCCGCGAGCAGCGCGAGAAGAGCCTTGAGCAGTACGAGAAGCTGGGCATCGACAAGTTCACGATGGACATGTGGATCGGCGAGGGTGACGTCACCAAGCAGTTCCGGATGCGCGGCGCGGCCGACAAGGGCCCCCTCGACATGACGATCACCTTCGACGACTTCAACAAGCCGGTGACGATCGCCGCCCCGCCCGCCAAGGAGGTCGCCGACCTGGCGGAGATGATGAAGGGCGCCCAGCAGGGTTAG
- the rplA gene encoding 50S ribosomal protein L1 — MSKRSKSLRAADAKIDRDKLYAPLEAVRLAKETSTSKFDGTVEVAFRLGVDPRKADQMVRGTVNLPHGTGKTARVLVFATGDRAEAATAAGADIVGSDELIDEVAKGRLDFDAVVATPDLMGKVGRLGRVLGPRGLMPNPKTGTVTPDVVKAVTEIKGGKIEFRVDKHSNLHFIIGKTSFDDTKLVENYGAALEEILRLKPSAAKGRYIKKAALSTTIGPGVPLDPNRTRNLLVEEDPAAV; from the coding sequence GTGAGCAAGCGCAGCAAGTCTCTCCGCGCTGCGGACGCCAAGATCGACCGGGACAAGCTCTACGCCCCGCTCGAGGCCGTCCGTCTCGCCAAGGAGACCTCCACGAGCAAGTTCGACGGCACCGTCGAGGTCGCCTTCCGCCTGGGTGTCGACCCGCGCAAGGCCGACCAGATGGTCCGTGGCACCGTGAACCTCCCGCACGGCACCGGTAAGACCGCCCGGGTCCTGGTCTTCGCGACCGGTGACCGTGCCGAGGCCGCGACCGCCGCTGGCGCCGACATCGTCGGCTCCGACGAACTGATCGACGAGGTGGCGAAGGGCCGTCTGGACTTCGACGCCGTCGTCGCCACCCCGGACCTCATGGGCAAGGTCGGCCGCCTCGGCCGCGTCCTCGGCCCGCGTGGTCTGATGCCGAACCCGAAGACGGGCACCGTGACCCCGGACGTGGTCAAGGCTGTCACCGAGATCAAGGGCGGCAAGATCGAGTTCCGCGTCGACAAGCACTCGAACCTGCACTTCATCATCGGCAAGACGTCGTTCGACGACACCAAGCTGGTGGAGAACTACGGCGCCGCGCTGGAGGAGATCCTCCGTCTGAAGCCGTCCGCCGCCAAGGGTCGTTACATCAAGAAGGCCGCCCTCAGCACCACGATCGGCCCCGGCGTCCCGCTCGACCCCAACCGCACCCGCAACCTCCTCGTCGAGGAGGACCCGGCCGCCGTCTGA
- the rplK gene encoding 50S ribosomal protein L11 has product MPPKKKKVTGLIKLQINAGAANPAPPVGPALGQHGVNIMEFCKAYNAATESQRGWVIPVEITVYEDRSFTFITKTPPAAKMILKAAGVEKGSGEPHKTKVAKITQAQVREIATTKLPDLNANDLDAASKIIAGTARSMGITVEG; this is encoded by the coding sequence ATGCCTCCCAAGAAGAAGAAGGTCACGGGGCTCATCAAGCTCCAGATCAACGCCGGTGCGGCCAACCCCGCTCCGCCGGTCGGGCCCGCGCTCGGTCAGCACGGCGTCAACATCATGGAGTTCTGCAAGGCCTACAACGCCGCGACCGAGTCGCAGCGTGGCTGGGTGATCCCGGTGGAGATCACGGTCTACGAAGACCGCTCCTTCACCTTCATCACCAAGACGCCGCCGGCCGCGAAGATGATCCTCAAGGCCGCGGGTGTCGAGAAGGGCTCCGGCGAGCCGCACAAGACCAAGGTCGCCAAGATCACCCAGGCGCAGGTCCGCGAGATCGCCACGACCAAGCTCCCCGACCTGAACGCCAACGACCTGGACGCCGCGTCGAAGATCATCGCCGGCACCGCCCGTTCGATGGGCATCACGGTCGAGGGCTGA
- the nusG gene encoding transcription termination/antitermination protein NusG produces MSDPNLNDAIVPDESVDDELDIVEGVDEVEDEVDAADAAVGEPAEEDAIHIEADEDEDGDVAEADADEDEELVEDETDESEDDAEAEAEEAEEEAAEPVDPVEALREELRTLPGEWYVIHTYAGYENRVKTNLEQRAVSLNVEDFIFAAEVPQEEVAQIKNGERKTVRQNKLPGYVLVRMDLTNESWGVVRNTPGVTGFVGNAYDPYPLTLDEIVKMLAPEAEEKAARELAEAEGRPAPARKLEVQVLDFEVGDSVTVTDGPFATLQATINEINADSKKVKGLVEIFGRETPVELSFDQIQKN; encoded by the coding sequence GTGTCTGACCCGAACCTGAACGACGCCATCGTGCCGGACGAGTCCGTGGATGACGAGCTCGACATCGTCGAGGGCGTTGACGAGGTCGAGGACGAGGTCGACGCTGCGGACGCCGCCGTGGGAGAGCCCGCCGAGGAAGACGCCATCCACATCGAGGCCGATGAGGATGAGGACGGCGATGTGGCCGAGGCCGACGCCGACGAGGACGAAGAGCTCGTCGAGGACGAGACCGACGAGTCCGAGGACGACGCCGAAGCCGAGGCTGAGGAAGCCGAAGAAGAGGCCGCCGAGCCCGTCGACCCCGTCGAGGCCCTCCGCGAGGAACTGCGCACGCTCCCCGGCGAGTGGTACGTCATCCACACGTACGCCGGTTACGAGAACCGTGTGAAGACCAACCTCGAACAGCGTGCCGTCTCTCTGAACGTCGAGGACTTCATCTTCGCGGCCGAGGTGCCGCAGGAAGAGGTCGCGCAGATCAAGAACGGCGAGCGCAAGACGGTCCGCCAGAACAAGCTCCCCGGATACGTTCTCGTCCGCATGGACCTGACGAACGAGTCCTGGGGCGTCGTCCGCAACACCCCCGGTGTCACCGGCTTCGTGGGCAACGCCTACGACCCGTACCCGCTGACCCTGGACGAGATCGTCAAGATGCTCGCTCCGGAGGCCGAGGAGAAGGCCGCCCGTGAGCTCGCCGAGGCCGAGGGCAGGCCGGCTCCGGCCCGCAAGCTCGAGGTCCAGGTGCTGGACTTCGAGGTCGGCGACTCGGTCACCGTCACGGACGGCCCGTTCGCGACGCTGCAGGCGACCATCAACGAGATCAACGCCGACTCGAAGAAGGTCAAGGGCCTCGTCGAGATCTTCGGCCGCGAGACCCCGGTCGAGCTGTCGTTCGACCAGATCCAGAAGAACTAG
- the secE gene encoding preprotein translocase subunit SecE, which translates to MADAVGSIDMPDAQDEAPESDKKTRKGGKRAKKGPLKRLAVFYRQIVAELRKVVWPTRNQLTTYTTVVIVFVIVMIGLVTVIDFGLNKAAKYVFG; encoded by the coding sequence ATGGCGGACGCCGTGGGCTCCATCGATATGCCTGATGCCCAGGATGAGGCGCCCGAGTCGGACAAGAAGACTCGCAAGGGCGGTAAGCGCGCCAAGAAGGGCCCGCTGAAGCGTCTCGCGGTCTTCTACCGCCAGATCGTCGCGGAGCTCCGCAAGGTCGTCTGGCCGACGCGTAACCAGCTGACGACGTACACGACCGTGGTGATCGTCTTTGTGATCGTCATGATCGGCCTGGTGACTGTGATTGACTTTGGCCTCAACAAAGCCGCCAAGTACGTCTTCGGCTGA
- a CDS encoding pyridoxal phosphate-dependent aminotransferase: MSAATPSTARRVSARVGAISESATLAVDAKAKALKAAGRPVIGFGAGEPDFPTPDYIVQAAIEACSNPKYHRYTPAGGLPELKAAIVAKTLRDSDYEVEASQVLVTNGGKQAIYEAFAAILDPGDEVIVPAPYWTTYPESIRLAGGVPVEVVADETTGYRVSVEQLEAARTERTKVVLFVSPSNPTGAVYSPEDTEAIGRWAVEHGLWVLTDEIYEHLVYGDAKFTSLPAILPELRDKCIVVNGVAKTYAMTGWRVGWIIGPKDVVKAATNLQSHATSNVSNVAQIAALAAVSGNLDAVAEMRVAFDRRRHTIVRMLNEIDGVVCPEPEGAFYVYPSVKALLGKEIRGKRPQDSVELAALILDEVEVAVVPGEAFGTPGYLRLSYALGDEDLVEGISRVQKLLAEAKD, translated from the coding sequence ATGAGCGCTGCAACCCCTTCCACCGCGCGCCGGGTCTCCGCCCGAGTCGGCGCGATCTCCGAGTCCGCCACCCTCGCCGTGGACGCCAAGGCCAAGGCCCTGAAGGCCGCCGGGCGCCCGGTGATCGGCTTCGGCGCCGGTGAGCCGGACTTCCCCACCCCGGACTACATCGTCCAGGCCGCCATCGAGGCCTGCTCCAACCCGAAGTACCACCGCTACACGCCGGCCGGCGGTCTGCCCGAGCTGAAGGCCGCGATCGTCGCCAAGACGCTCCGCGACTCGGACTACGAGGTGGAAGCCTCCCAGGTCCTGGTGACCAACGGCGGCAAGCAGGCCATCTACGAGGCGTTCGCCGCGATCCTCGACCCGGGTGACGAGGTCATCGTCCCGGCCCCGTACTGGACCACGTACCCGGAGTCCATCCGTCTCGCCGGCGGTGTCCCGGTCGAGGTCGTCGCGGACGAGACGACCGGCTACCGGGTCAGCGTGGAACAGCTGGAGGCGGCCCGCACGGAGCGGACGAAGGTCGTTCTGTTCGTCTCCCCGTCCAACCCGACCGGCGCGGTGTACAGCCCCGAGGACACCGAGGCGATCGGCCGCTGGGCCGTGGAGCACGGCCTGTGGGTGCTGACGGACGAGATCTACGAGCACCTCGTCTACGGCGACGCGAAGTTCACCTCGCTGCCCGCGATCCTCCCCGAGCTGCGCGACAAGTGCATCGTGGTCAACGGTGTCGCCAAGACGTACGCCATGACGGGCTGGCGGGTCGGCTGGATCATCGGCCCGAAGGACGTCGTCAAGGCCGCGACCAACCTCCAGTCGCACGCCACGTCCAACGTGTCGAACGTGGCGCAGATCGCCGCTCTCGCCGCCGTCTCCGGAAACCTGGACGCCGTCGCGGAGATGCGCGTGGCCTTCGACCGCCGCCGCCACACGATCGTGCGCATGCTCAACGAGATCGACGGCGTGGTCTGCCCGGAGCCCGAGGGCGCCTTCTACGTCTACCCGTCGGTGAAGGCCCTGCTGGGCAAGGAGATCCGCGGCAAGCGCCCGCAGGACTCGGTCGAGCTGGCCGCCCTGATCCTGGACGAGGTCGAGGTGGCCGTCGTCCCGGGTGAGGCGTTCGGCACACCGGGCTACCTGCGCCTGTCGTACGCCCTGGGCGACGAGGACCTCGTCGAGGGCATCAGCCGCGTGCAGAAGCTGCTGGCCGAGGCGAAGGACTGA
- a CDS encoding adenosine deaminase: MEHVRDVSELPKAHLHLHFTGSMRSATLLELADKHGVRLPEALTDALTSGEPPKLRATDERGWFRFQRLYDAARSCLREPEDIQRLVREAAEEDAKDGSGWLEIQVDPTSYAPRLGGLIPALEIILDAVETAGRETGIGMRVLVAANRMKHPLDARTLARLAVRYADRGVVGFGLSNDERRGMARDFDRAFAIAREGGLLSAPHGGELTGPSSVRDCLDDLHASRIGHGVRAAEDPRLLKRLADRQITCEVCPASNVALGVYEKPEDVPLRKLFEAGVPLALGADDPLLFGSRLAAQYEIAREYHAFTDAELAELARQSVRGSAAPEDVRAKLLAGIDDWLVS; encoded by the coding sequence ATGGAGCACGTACGTGATGTCTCTGAACTGCCGAAAGCCCATCTGCATCTGCACTTCACCGGGTCGATGCGGTCAGCGACCCTGCTGGAACTGGCCGACAAGCACGGTGTGCGGCTGCCCGAGGCGCTGACCGACGCCCTCACCAGTGGCGAGCCGCCGAAACTCAGGGCGACCGACGAGCGGGGCTGGTTCCGTTTCCAGCGCCTGTACGACGCGGCCCGGTCCTGTCTGCGGGAGCCCGAGGACATCCAGCGGCTGGTCCGCGAGGCCGCCGAGGAGGATGCGAAGGACGGCTCCGGCTGGCTGGAGATCCAGGTCGACCCGACGTCGTACGCCCCCCGTCTGGGCGGTCTCATCCCGGCGCTGGAGATCATCCTGGACGCGGTGGAGACGGCGGGCCGGGAGACCGGGATCGGGATGCGGGTCCTGGTGGCCGCGAACCGTATGAAGCACCCACTGGACGCACGCACGCTGGCCCGCCTGGCCGTGCGGTACGCGGACCGGGGTGTCGTGGGCTTCGGGCTCTCGAACGACGAGCGGCGGGGCATGGCCCGGGACTTCGACCGGGCCTTCGCCATCGCGCGCGAGGGCGGTCTGCTGTCGGCCCCGCACGGCGGTGAGCTGACGGGCCCGTCGTCGGTCCGCGACTGTCTGGACGACCTGCACGCGTCCCGGATCGGCCACGGTGTGCGGGCGGCCGAGGACCCACGCCTGCTGAAGCGCCTCGCGGACCGCCAGATCACGTGCGAGGTGTGCCCGGCCTCGAACGTCGCCCTGGGGGTGTACGAGAAGCCCGAGGACGTGCCGTTGCGCAAGCTCTTCGAGGCCGGTGTGCCCCTGGCCCTGGGCGCCGACGACCCGCTCCTCTTCGGTTCCCGGCTGGCGGCCCAGTACGAGATCGCCCGCGAGTACCACGCCTTCACGGACGCGGAACTGGCCGAACTGGCCCGGCAGTCGGTACGGGGTTCGGCGGCGCCGGAGGACGTGCGGGCGAAGCTGCTGGCGGGGATCGACGACTGGCTGGTCTCGTAG